A window of Apium graveolens cultivar Ventura chromosome 8, ASM990537v1, whole genome shotgun sequence contains these coding sequences:
- the LOC141680890 gene encoding secreted RxLR effector protein 161-like: MIGCNPTKYPMDPKEQLTKDEGGKTVDTTQYKIMVGGLRYLVHTRPDISYVVGIISRYMERPTVLHQNAGGNNILTLAGNIDDRRSMSIGGMVFYLNENMITWMSQKQKCVALSSCEAEFMAATAALVKYTFLGFLIACSFYIIQKQMLQSKIAATSSEEMHIHQKLVGR; the protein is encoded by the exons ATGATAGGATGCAATCCCACCAAGTACCCGATGGACCCAAAAGAACAGTTAACCAAAGATGAGGGAGGTAAAACAGTAGACACGACTCAGTATAAAATTATGGTGGGTGGACTTCGTTACCTTGTTCATACAAGGCCTGACATTTCGTATGTTGTTGGCATCATAAGTCGTTACATGGAACGACCAACTGTTCTTCATCAAAATGCT GGAGGTAATAACATTCTAACTTTGGCAGGTAATATTGATGACAGGAGGAGTATGAGTATTGGGGGTATGGTGTTTTATTTAAATGAAAACATGATCACATGGATGTCTCAAAAGCAGAAATGTGTAGCTTTGTCCTCCTGTGAGGCCGAATTCATGGCTGCCACAGCGGCCCTTGTCAAG TATACTTTTTTAGGTTTTCTTATAGCTTGTAGTTTTTACATCATCCAAAAACAAATGTTGCAGTCAAAGATTGCAGCTACCTCTAGCGAGGAAATGCATATCCATCAAAAGTTAGTTGGCAGATAA